A stretch of Tenrec ecaudatus isolate mTenEca1 chromosome 2, mTenEca1.hap1, whole genome shotgun sequence DNA encodes these proteins:
- the LOC142440503 gene encoding beta-1,3-galactosyltransferase 5-like: MASLKMRCIFILLLGLGAMSLYFSMNNLTPLKEEHFVFKKDSGVFLQLPEIDCRQDPPFLVLLVTSSHRQVPARMAIRQTWGQANVVEGKQIKTFFLLGTTATQHEMTAVSREGQRHGDIIQKDFVDVYANLTLKTMMGMEWVHHFCPQAAFVMKTDSDMFVNVYYLTELLLKKNRTTRFFTGFDINNDHPIRDKSSKWFVSKDEYPWDRYPPFCSGTGYVFSSDVASKVYDVSESVPFIRLEDVFVGLCLAKLNIKPEKLHSEQTFFPWKLPFSICRFHKIVTCHFIEPPELLIYWNALESSLGEKCPIILQNPKGKKTGIP, from the coding sequence ATGGCCTCCTTGAAGATGAGATGTATATTTATTCTCCTTCTGGGTCTCGGGGCCATGAGCTTATATTTCAGCATGAACAATCTGACTCCTTTAAAAGAAGAGCACTTTGTTTTCAAGAAAGACAGTGGGgtcttcctccagctcccagaaaTAGACTGCAGGCAGGACCCTCCTTTCCTTGTCCTGCTGGTGACTTCCTCTCACAGACAGGTGCCCGCTCGCATGGCCATCAGACAGACGTGGGGGCAAGCAAACGTCGTGGAAGGGAAGCAGATAAAGaccttctttctcctggggaccACAGCCACACAGCACGAAATGACAGCGGTGTCTCGGGAAGGCCAGCGACATGGAGATATTAtccagaaggactttgtggacgtCTATGCCAACTTGACCCTGAAGACCATGATGGGCATGGAGTGGGTCCACCACTTCTGCCCTCAGGCTGCCTTTGTGATGAAGACAGACTCGGACATGTTTGTGAACGTCTACTATCTGACCGAACTGCTTCTAAAGAAAAACAGAACAACTAGGTTTTTCACTGGCTTTGATATAAATAATGACCATCCAATTAGGGATAAGTCCAGTAAGTGGTTTGTCAGTAAAGACGAGTACCCCTGGGACAGGTACCCGCCTTTTTGCTCTGGCACGGGCTATGTGTTCTCTAGTGATGTTGCGAGTAAGGTATATGATGTTTCTGAGAGTGTCCCTTTCATTAGATTAGAAGACGTGTTCGTGGGGCTCTGCCTGGCCAAACTGAATATCAAGCCAGAAAAACTTCACTCGGAGCAGACATTTTTCCCATGGAAATTGCCCTTTTCCATTTGTCGctttcacaaaattgtgacttgCCATTTCATTGAGCCTCCAGAACTGTTGATCTACTGGAATGCTCTGGAGAGTTCCCTGGGGGAAAAGTGCCCAATCATCTTACAAAATCCTAAAGGTAAAAAAACAGGCATCCCATAG